The DNA sequence CCACTACCTGGATCCCAAGGTGGCCTGCGGCACGATCGCGGAGAAGGACGGGAGGGTGGTGCTCGTCCAGCGCGCAATCGACCCGCGCCGCGGCTTCTGGAGCTTCCCCTGCGGCTTCATGGAGGTGGACGAGACGGCCGAGGAGGCCGCGCTCCGGGAAACGCGCGAGGAGACGGGCCTCGAGGTGGAGCTCGGCCCGCATCTGGGAACCTATTCCTATCCGGACAGCTTCTACGGGGGATCGATCGTCGTCGTGGTCTACCAGGCCCGCGTCGTGGGCGGGGCGCTCCGTCCGGACGACGACGCCTGCGACGCGCGGTGGGTGAGTCCCGCGGAGATCCCCTGGGATCGCCTGGCCTTCCGATCGAGCGAAGCGGCGCTCCGGGACTGGCTGCGCCGGAAAGGCCCGCCGGGCGCGTAAACCGCCCCCGGCCGCGTCGGTCCGTGACGCTGGATCCGGACGTGGCGGCGTTGCTCCGCCAGAGGATGAAGGAGAGGGGCCTTTCGTTCAAGGCCGCGCTCAACCAGGCCGTTCGCGAAGGGCTCCTGAAACCCGCGCCGCGCCGCTACCGCCTCAAAACCTTCCGCATGGGCTGCCGGGCGGAGCTCCGGCCGGACAAGGCCCCGGCCCTGGCCGCGGCGCTGGAGGAGGACGAGATCGTCCGAAAACTGATCCTCCGGAAGTGAAAATCATCGATGCGAACCTGCTCCTGTACGCGGTCCACAGGGACGCCCCGAGCTTGCGTTCCGCGGGAACGGGTCTTAGAATCGCCTGCCCATGCTCAAGGTCAAGATCTGCGGCGTGACCCGCGCCGCCGACGCCCTCCTGGCCGCCGCGGAAGGAGCCGATTATATCGGCCTCATCTTCGCCCCCAGCCCCCGCCGCGTCGAATCCCGGACCGCGCAGGAGATCGTGCGCCAGCTTCCCCGCGGCGTCGAACCCGTCGGGGTCTTCCTCGACCAGCCGATCGACGAGGTCCGGCGCGTTCTGGAGATCACCGGCATCCGCATCGCCCAGCTCCACGGCCGCGAAACCCCCGAGTACTGCCGCCGGCTCGGCGTCCAGGTCATCAAGACCTTCGATACCTTCAGCGAGGACTCCCTCGAGCGCCTCAAGGCCTACGACGCCTTCGCCTACCTCCTCGACGTCCCCAAGGGCGCCGGGGGGCGCTCCCGCATCGACCCCGACTGGGCCCGCCTGGCCAAGCGCCACGGCCGCGTGATCCTGGCCGGCCGGCTCACGCCCGAAAACGTCGGCGACCTCGTCGCCCGGGTGCGCCCCTTCGGCGTGGACGCCTGCTCCGCCACCGAAAAGGCCCCCGGCGTCAAAGACCCCGCGCGGCTCCGCGACTTCATCCGCGCCGCCCGCGAGGCCCACCGCCAGAGCACCCGCATCAAGGTCCGTCTCCGGTAACCCGCCGTGAAGTGGCCCTACCCCGACCGCCGCGGAAAATTCGGACCCTACGGGGGCCGCTACGTCCCCGACACCCTCATCTCCAACCTCGAGGA is a window from the Planctomycetota bacterium genome containing:
- a CDS encoding NUDIX hydrolase, which codes for MAALRDPRFCALCGAPMRRAVPPQDRRERPVCTACGFVHYLDPKVACGTIAEKDGRVVLVQRAIDPRRGFWSFPCGFMEVDETAEEAALRETREETGLEVELGPHLGTYSYPDSFYGGSIVVVVYQARVVGGALRPDDDACDARWVSPAEIPWDRLAFRSSEAALRDWLRRKGPPGA
- a CDS encoding antitoxin, whose translation is MTLDPDVAALLRQRMKERGLSFKAALNQAVREGLLKPAPRRYRLKTFRMGCRAELRPDKAPALAAALEEDEIVRKLILRK
- a CDS encoding phosphoribosylanthranilate isomerase; the encoded protein is MLKVKICGVTRAADALLAAAEGADYIGLIFAPSPRRVESRTAQEIVRQLPRGVEPVGVFLDQPIDEVRRVLEITGIRIAQLHGRETPEYCRRLGVQVIKTFDTFSEDSLERLKAYDAFAYLLDVPKGAGGRSRIDPDWARLAKRHGRVILAGRLTPENVGDLVARVRPFGVDACSATEKAPGVKDPARLRDFIRAAREAHRQSTRIKVRLR